In a genomic window of Scyliorhinus torazame isolate Kashiwa2021f chromosome 5, sScyTor2.1, whole genome shotgun sequence:
- the LOC140417806 gene encoding uncharacterized protein encodes MVADKSNQERRVYLERISEEEECSSGLTVKRALTSCTSCKNTPFTARRNRTRVLCVDEASTDHPTWRDTSTDATEKPWKCGDCGKGFNYQSRLEYHRHIHTGERPFPCSNCGKGFIRSSELLRHQYTHTEERPFSCSMCGKGFINSSDLRIHKRVHTGERPFTCSVCRKGFSQSAHLLAHQRVHTGERPFSCSDCGKAFVHSSHLVRHQRVHTGERLFTCSKCGKAFTQSSHLVRHQQVHK; translated from the exons ATGGTTGCAGATAAATCCAACCAGGAGCGACGTGTTTACTTGGaacg gatatcagaagaggaggag tgttccagtggcctgactgtgaaaagagctttgacCAGTTGCACATCCTGTAAAAAcacaccattcacagcgaggagaaaccgtacacgtgttctgtgtgtggacgaagcttcaactgatcacccaacctggagagacacaagtacTGACGCcacggagaaaccgtggaaatgtggagactgtgggaaaggGTTCAATTACCAGTCACGGCTGGAATAccatcgacacattcacacaggggagagacctttCCCTTGCTCCAATTGTGGGAAAGGGTTCATTCGGTCATCTGAACTTCTgagacaccaatacactcacactgaggagaggccgttctcgTGCTCTATGTGCGGGAAAGGGTTCATCAATTCATCCGACCTTCGAATACataagagagttcacactggggagaggccattcacctgctccgtctgTAGGAAGGGTTTCAGTCAGTCagcccacctgctggcgcaccagcgggttcacactggggagaggccattcagctgctccgactgtgggaaagcATTTGTCCATTCATCCCACCTggtgagacaccagcgagtccacactggcgaGAGGTTGtttacctgctccaagtgtgggaaagcattcactcagtcatcccacctggtgagacaccagcaagttcacaagtga
- the LOC140419024 gene encoding uncharacterized protein — MEKPWKCGECGKGFRVPSELETHRRSHTGERPFTCSQCGKGFSDSSTLRTHQRVHTGERPFTCQCGKGFGDSSNLRTHQRIHTGERPFTCSQCGKGFTQVSNLQSHQRIHTGVKPFTCSQCGKGFAHLSALRTHQRVHTGERPFTCSRCGKGFIDSSNLRKHQRVHTGERPFTCPQCGKGFTQLFNLQTHQRLHTGKRPSTCS; from the coding sequence atggagaaaccgtggaaatgtggggaatgtgggaagggattcagagtcccatcagagttggaaactcatcgacgtagtcacactggagagaggccgttcacctgctctcagtgtgggaagggattcagtgattcatccaccctgcggacacaccaacgagttcacaccggggagaggccattcacctgtcagtgtgggaagggattcggtgattcatccaacctgcggacacaccagcgaattcacactggggagaggccattcacctgctctcagtgtgggaaaggatttactcaagtatccaacctgcagtcacaccagcgaattcacactggggtgaagccattcacctgctctcagtgtgggaaaggatttgcacatttatccgccctgcggacacaccagcgagttcacactggggagaggccattcacctgctctcggtgtgggaagggatttattgattcatccaacctgcggaaacatcagcgagttcacactggggagaggccgttcacctgccctcagtgtgggaagggatttactcaattattcaacctgcagacacaccagcgacttcacactgggaagaggccatccacctgctcttag